A single region of the Glycine max cultivar Williams 82 chromosome 15 unlocalized genomic scaffold, Glycine_max_v4.0 Gm15_scaffold_113, whole genome shotgun sequence genome encodes:
- the LOC100803898 gene encoding probable E3 ubiquitin-protein ligase rbrA, which produces MLNPEPPPPPTMVPPATPLNRETTSLRKRNRIRTPVPPFADVVDVDSSFFTTPISFRGTTKSNAIAVEQYDAVSASVSNPVHVINLSDTEDDDDVRILNFTPPNTSFGKRRKKSSSKGECSSTAPFLCEICTETKTDRDSFSITGCRHVYCNSCVAQYVESKLEDNVVNIPCPVPGCRGLLEADYCREILSPRVFDRWGNALCEAVIDAEEKFYCPFADCSAMLIRASEDADIRECECPNCRRLFCALCRVPWHENIPCEEFQKLNAEEREREDIMLMSLAKQMQWKRCPHCRFYVAKSEGCMYMRCRCGNSFCYKCGAPILTGSHSCSYCFR; this is translated from the exons ATGTTGAACCCTGAGCCGCCACCTCCGCCGACGATGGTTCCGCCGGCGACGCCGCTCAACCGCGAAACGACGTcgctgaggaagaggaacagAATCCGAACTCCGGTTCCTCCTTTCGCGGATGTCGTCGACGTGGACTCCTCCTTCTTCACCACGCCGATCTCCTTCAGGGGCACCACGAAATCAAACGCGATCGCCGTGGAGCAATACGACGCCGTTTCCGCTTCCGTTTCCAACCCCGTCCACGTCATCAACCTCTCTGATACCGAGGACGACGACGACGTGCGCATCCTCAACTTTACTCCGCCAAACACGTCCTTTGGAAAACGCCGCAAGAAATCATCATCGAAAGGAGAGTGCTCCAGCACCGCACCGTTCCTCTGCGAAATCTGCACCGAAACGAAAACCGACAGAGACTCCTTCTCCATCACCGGATGCCGCCACGTGTACTGCAACTCCTGCGTCGCGCAGTACGTCGAATCGAAGCTCGAGGATAACGTCGTCAACATCCCCTGCCCTGTGCCGGGATGCAGGGGATTACTGGAGGCTGATTATTGCCGTGAAATTCTCTCGCCTCGCGTCTTCGATCGCTGGGGGAATGCACTTTGCGAGGCTGTGATTGATGCTGAGGAGAAATTCTACTGTCCCTTTGCGGATTGTTCTGCTATGTTGATTAGGGCAAGTGAAGATGCTGACATTAGGGAATGTGAGTGTCCAAACTGTAGGAGGCTGTTCTGCGCCCTGTGTAGGGTGCCCTGGCACGAAAACATACCCTGCGAGGAGTTTCAGAAGCTCAACGCGgaagagagggagagggaggaTATCATGCTCATGAGCCTCGCTAAGCAAATGCAGTGGAAGAGGTGCCCCCACTGTAGATTCTACGTCGCCAAATCCGAAGGCTGCATGTACATGAGATGCAG GTGTGGAAACTCCTTCTGTTACAAATGTGGAGCCCCTATCTTAACCGGGTCCCATAGTTGCAGCTATTGTTTTCGTTAA